The genomic interval TGCTGAGGAAGTCGCTCGTCGGGTCGGCGAACCGGGCGTGCAGCCGGTCGGCCTGCTCGCGTGCGGCAGCGTCGTCGGCCGAGGGACGCTCGCGGACGTCCTGGATCGACAGGCCCGCGACGATCGCGAGCACGTCGCGCGTGACGCCGAGCCGACGGGCCTCGATGAGCATTCGCGCGAAGCGCGGGTCGATCGGCAGCCGCGCGATCTCGCGGCCGAGCTTGGTGAGCCGCCGTGAGGCGGTGACGGCACGCAGTTCGGTGAGCAGCTCGAACGCCGCCTTGACGCCCCGGCTGTCGGGCTTGGTGAGGAAGGGGAACTCCTCGATGTCGCCGAACCCGAGGGCGAGCATCTGCAGGATGACCGACGCGAGCGAGGTCCGCAGGATCTCGGGCTCGGTGTACTCCGGACGGGCGAGGAAGTCCTCCTCGCCGTAGAGCCGGATCGCGATGCCGTCGGAGGTGCGCCCCGCGCGCCCCGATCGCTGCTGCGCCGACGCCTGCGAGATGGCCTCGATCGGCAGGCGCTGCACCTTGGACCGCACGCTGTAGCGCGAGATGCGCGCCGTCCCGGCGTCGACGACGTAGCGGATGCCGGGCACGGTGAGGCTCGTCTCGGCGACGTTCGTGGCGAGGATCACCCGCCGGCGGACGCCGGCGACCCTCGACGGCTCGAAGACCCGGTGCTGCTCGGCGGCCGACAGGCGCCCGTAGAGGGGGAGCACTTCGGTCGGCCGGGCATCCTTCGCGTACATGCCGCGCACGGCATCCGCCGCGTCGCGGATCTCCGCCTCGCCCGGGAGGAAGACCAGCACATCGCCGTCGGGCTCGCGATCGAGCTCGCGCAGGGCCGCGAGGAGCGTGTCGACGTCGTCGGGGTCCTCGTCAGGACTGCGGTAGCGGATCTCGACGGGATACGTGCGCCCCGACACCTCGACGATGGGGGCGGGGTCGCCGCCGGGCGCGGCGAAGTGCCGGGCGAAGCTCTCCGGGTCGATCGTCGCCGACGTGATGATGACCTTGAGGTCGGGGCGCTCCGGCAGGATGCGGGCGAGGTAGCCCAGCAGGAAGTCGATGTTGAGCGACCGCTCGTGCGCTTCGTCGACGATGATCGTGTCGTAGCGGCGCAGCAGCCGGTCGCGGTGGATCTCGTTCAGCAGGATGCCGTCGGTGACGAGCGCGATCTTCGTGTCGGCCGAGACCTGATCGGTGAAGCGCACCTTGTAGCCCACGGCGCCGCCGAGAGGCACCTGCAGTTCCTCGGCGATGCGCTCCGCGATCGTGCGGGCGGCGATGCGGCGCGGCTGCGTGTGCGCGATCCGGGTGCGGCCGAGCTCGAGGCAGATCTTCGGCAGCTGCGTCGTCTTGCCCGACCCGGTGGCGCCCGCGACGATCACCACCTGGTGCCCGTCGATCGCGCGCGCGATCTCGTCCCGCGCGGCGCTGACGGGCAGCTCCGGGGGATAGGAGATCACGGGGACGGCAGAAGGCATAGCCCTCCATCCTAAGACGCCGGTGCGTCCAGAGATGCTTACGCTGGAGTCATGACGATCCCCACTCTCACCCTCAACGACGGCCACTCCATCCCGCAGCTCGGCTTCGGCGTCTTCAAGGTCGACCCCGCCGAGACCGAGCGGATCGTGTCCGACGCGCTCGAGGCCGGCTACCGCCACATCGACACCGCAGCGATCTACGGCAATGAGGAGGGCGTCGGCCGCGCGATCGCTTCCAGCGGCATCCCGCGCGACGAGCTGTTCATCACGACGAAGCTGTGGAACGACCGCCAGGCCGGTGACGAGCCGCTCGCGGCGATCGACGAGAGCCTCGACAAGCTGGGCCTCGAGGCCGTCGACCTCTACCTCGTGCACTGGCCGGCCCCGGCGAACGGCAACTATGTCAACGCGTGGGAGAAGCTCGTGCAGATCCGGGATGCCGGCAAGACCCGCTCGATCGGCGTCTCCAACCACCTTCCGCGACACCTCGACGAGATCATCGCCGCGACCGGCGTGACGCCGGCCGTCGACCAGATCGAGCTGCACCCCGCCTACCAGCAGCGCGACGTCACGCAGTATGCCGCCGACCACGGCATCCTCATCGAGTCGTGGGGTCCGCTCGGCCAGGGCAAGTACCCGCTGTTCGAGGAGCAGCCCGTCGCGGCGGCCGCCGCCGCGCACGGCAAGACGCCGGCGCAGGTCGTGCTGCGGTGGCACCTGCAGCAGGGCTACATCGTGTTCCCGAAGTCGACGAGTTCCGCGCGCATCCGCGAGAACCTCGACGTGTTCGACTTCGAGCTGACCGCCGACGAGCAGGCCGCGATCACCGCTCTCGAGCGCGGCGGCCGCGTCTCGGCGCACCCCGACGACGTGAACTGACCGGCGGCGTGACGGTCGGCGACGACGCCGCCCGCGATCCCTACACCCAGCCCTGCATCCAGTTGTGCAGGCGGTAGAAGTCGTACGGCACCTGGGTCGCCGACCACAGCGGGTACCAGAACAGCGACAGCACGACGGCGACCCCGAGGAAGACGAGCACGACCCGCTGACCGGCCGTCCGCCGGTCCACGCTCGCATGGGCGGGACCGGCGATCTCGCGCAGCGCGAAGGTCAGCGCGAGCAGCAGGAACGGCCAGATCACGATCGTGTAGAACTGGAACACCGTCCGCTCGGGGTACGCCAGCCACGGCAGCCACGTCGCGGCGATGCCGACGAGCACGACGGCGTGCCGCCAATCGCGGCTCACGACGAACCGGTAGACGAGGTACCCGGCCGCCGCCACCGACGCGTACCACAGCAGCGGGTTCGGCATGCTGTAGAGGATCTGCAGACAGCCGTTCTGCCCGACGCAGCCGCCCTGGCCGTCCGGCGTCGCCTGGGCGTACATCGAGGTGGGACGCCACAGCAGCGGCCACTGCCACGCCGGGCTCTGGTAGCTGTGCGGCGAGGTCATCCCCGTCATCGAGTTGTAGATCGTGACGTGATAGCGCCACAGGCTCTGCAGGGCCAGCGGCACCCACGAGAAGACACCCGTCGCGGGGTTCGCGTCGGCGGCGTGACGGTCGTAGCCGCCGTCGCTGAGAAGCCATCCCGTCCACGAGCCGAGGTAGACGATGAACGCGACCGGCACGAGCAGGACGAAGGACACGAGGCCCTGACGCACGGCATCCATCGGCCAGAACACCACGCCGAGGCGCCGCCGCTCCAGCGCGTCGGTGACGACGAGGTAGAGGCCGATCGCGGCGAGCACCCACACGCCGGACCACTTGACGGCCGAGGCCGCGCCCGCCGCCGCGCCGGCCGCGATCACCCACGGCCGGTTCCACAGCACGGCGCCCCACGCCGGCGGCTCGTCGCCGCGCATGCGCGCGACGGTCGCAGCCGCCAGTCGGTCGGGGTGCCGGCGCCGGTCGAGGATGACGAACCAGAACGCCAGCAGGATGAAAAACGCCAGGAACACATCCAGGAGCGAGACCCGGCTCATGACGATGCCGAGACCGTCGATCGCGAGCATGCCCGAGGCGACGGCGGCGAACACCGTCGAGTTCGTCAGCGCCTTGGCGACGAGGTACAGCAGCAGCACGAGCGCGGTGCCGAACAGGGCGGTCATGATCCGCCAGCCGAACGAGCTGTCGGGGCCGAACAGCCACATGCCGACGCCGATGAGGTACTTGCCGAGCGGCGGGTGGACGACGAAGCTCGGGTCGGTGGTGAAGATGTCGGTCTCGCCCGCCGCGAAGCGGGCGTCGGCGCCGTCGGGCCAGGTCGCCGCGTAGCCGAGGTTCCACTGGCTCCAGGCATCCTTCACGTAGTACGTCTCGTCGAAGACGAGCGCGTGCGGGTGGCCGAGGTTCCACAGGCGCAGGATGCCGGCGACGACCGTGATGAGAAGGGGCGCGAGCCAGCCGTACAGGCGCTGCAGTCGCGGCTCTGCGGCGACCCGCTCGCGCCAGCGGTCGTAGAACGACGGGCGCTGGGTCGGCAGCAGCGGCTCGGCGGTGATCGTCACGGCGACAAGCCTATGCTGGGGCGGTGATCATCCTCGCCGCGACGCCGATCGGAAACCTCGGCGACGCCTCGCCGCGCCTGGTCGCGGCGCTCGAGGAGGCGGGCACGATCGCCGCGGAGGACACCCGCACGGCGCAGCGGCTGCTGCAGGCGCTCGGCGTCGCAAACCGGCCGCGCCTGGTCGCCCTGCACGACCACAACGAGCGGCAGCGGTCGGCCGACCTCGTCGAGCGGGCCCGGGACGAGGACCTCCTCGTGCTCTCCGACGCCGGCATGCCGACCGTCAGCGATCCCGGCTACTCCCTCGTCGCCGCGGCGGCGGCCGCCGGCGTCACCGTGACGGCGATCCCGGGGCCGAGCGCCGTCGTCACGGCGCTCGCCGTCGCGGGACTGCCGACCGACCGGTTCACGTTCGAGGGCTTCCTGCCGCGGAAGACCGGGGACCGGCGGCGCGCGCTGGAGCAGCTGGCGACCGAGCCGCGGACGATGGTGTTCTTCGAGGGCCCCTCGCGGCTGACGGAGACCCTCGCCGCGATGGCCGACGCCTTCGGCGCCGACCGCCCCGCCGCCGTCTGCCGGGAGCTGACGAAGCTGCACGAAGAGGTCGTGCGCGGCGGTCTCGCCGAGCTCGCCGAGTGGGCCGCCGGCGGGGTGCGCGGCGAGATCGTCGTCGTCGTGGGCGGAGCGCCCGCGCGTCAGGTCAGCGCCGACGACGCCGTCGCCCAGGTGCAGCAGCTCGTCGGCGACGGCATCCGGTTGAAGGATGCCGCCGCCGAGGTCGCCGCAGCGACCGGGCTGAGCTCGCGCGACCTGTACCAGGCGGTGCTCGCCGCGCGCTGAGCGGTTACCGGGCGGGCCCGCCGAGCTGGGCGAAGGCCTCCGGGGTCGCCTCCGTCTCCGCCGCGCGCGACGGCGGCGCCGTCACACCGGGCAGTGCCCAGGCCGCGAACGCGGTGCCCGCGGCCCGGACGCGCACGTCGCCGGCATCCGTCACGGTCACCGTCGCATCGCCGTACAGCGCCGTCGCCGCCTCGGCGCCCGGCAGCAGCACCGCCGGGATCGTGGCGTCGGCCGCGCCGCGCGTGGCGAGCACCAGCACGCTCTCCTCGGCACTCTCGCGGACGAACACCGCCGCCGCGTCGTCGACGTACAGCCACCGCAGGCCCCCCGTCGCCAGCACCGGATGATCACGGCGCAGCCGGAGCATGTCGCGGTACAGCGCGATGCGCGCGGCGTGCGCGGGCTCGGCGGCACGGTCCCACGGCATCGGCGCGCGACTCATCTCGCCGTCCACGGCCTCCAGGCCGAACTCGTCCCCGGCGTAGACGACGGGCAGTCCCGGCAGGCTCACCGACAGACCCAGGGCGACCGGCACGGCGCCGTCCGTGGCGTACGTCGCGAACCGCGCCGTGTCGTGCGTGTCGAGTGCCGACATCGTTCCCAGCTGCACGCGCCACGGGATCTGGCTCGTGAACCGCTGCAGCTGTGCGACGAACTGCCGGGCGGTGTACCGCGGCATCCCGGTGGGGATGCCGAAGAACCACATGTCGTCCGTCTCCTCGCCGTCCCAGCCGTAGTGCGGAATGCGGCGCGCCTCGCCCAGCCACGCCCACACCCCGCGCGTGAACGCCGGGTAGGTCATGCCGCCGTGCCAGGCGTCGCCCTGCAGGTCGGTCGCGGCGTCGTTGGTCGACTCCGCCACGAGCAGCGTGTCGGGAGCGACATCGATCATCGTCCGCCGCAGCGCCTGACGCACCTCGGCGTTGAGGTCCTCCGCGCCGAGCCTCCCGGTCATGTTCGCGACGTCGATGCGCCAGCCGTCGATCGAGTACGGCGGCTTCAGCCACCGTGCGACGACCGAGTCGGGCCCGTCGATGAAACGGCGGCGCAGCTCGCCGGAGTTCCAGTTGAACTTCGGCAGTGTCGGCGCATCGAGCCACGTCTCATACGTCGTGTTGTCGTCGTCGGTGAAGTAGTAGAACCCGCTCTCCGGCGCATCCGGGTTGCCGTGGGCGGCGCGGAACCACTCGTGGGCGATGCCCGAGTGATTCGTCGTGAGATCGCCGATGACGCGGATGCCGCGGGCGTGCGCCGCCTCGATCATCCGGCGGTACGCGTCGTCGCCGCCGAGGACGGGATCGATCCGGTCGAAGCTCGACGCGTCGTAGCGGTGGTTGGACTCCGCCGGGAAGACCGGCGTGTGGTACAGCACGGTGACACCCAGGTCGACGAGATGGTCGAGCTTCTCGATGACGCCGTCGAGGTCGCCGCCGTAGAACTGCCGCCCGCGCCCGGGGTGCACCGGGTCGAGCGGTTCGTCCCACGCGGCGGGGAGCGCCCACGCCGGCGCGGGGCGCTCGTCGGCCGCCGCCGACCGCGCGAAGCGGTCGGGGAAGATCTGGTACATGATGGCGTCGGCGAGCCACGACGGCGGCGGGTTGCCGGCGACGAGGGCGAAGTCCTGCCCGTCGAGGGCATCGATGTCGCCGAGGCCGCCCTGGTTCAGCACCTCGACGCGGCCGTCGGCGTGGACCAGGTGGAACCGGTAGCCGTGCCGGGGGTTGGCGACGGTGATGCGGGCGGTCCACCATTCCCAGCCGTCGGCGGCGCCGTCACGGACCGCGTCGACCCACGCCGGCTCGTGATCGGGGTTGGAGCGCACGAGCACGCGGGTGACCGGCCCGTACCCGTCGGGAACGCGGATGCGGACATCGACCTCGTCGCCGAGGACCGGCGCGGGATGCGACACGTACAGCGGGGAGCCGTCGTGGTGGGGACGCAGGGCAGGGGTTGTCATGATGACCTCCAGGAGACGCCGACACCGACGTCGGCACGGATGCGACGTGGTTGCACAGCGGGAGCCATGACAGAGCCCTTGAGTTGTGCCTCGATCCTATGACAGACGCGCACCGATGTGGAGAGCGATCGCGCCCTCCGCGGGGACGTCTGCGGTGACGGTTCCGCCGCTCACCGTGACGGTCGTGCCGGCGCACGCGCCGGCCGAGATCCCGCCGCCGGCGCCGCCGGAGATCACGTCGCAGTACCGGCCGTCGGGCAGTCCGACCGGGACGGTGGCCGCGGCATCCGCCTCGGAGGGGTTCACCAGCAGCAGCGCGCGCGTGTCGCGTTCGAAGCCGTCGACATCGCCGTCGCCGACACCGGGCAGCCGCGGCGCGTCGGCCGCGATTCGGCGCAGCTCCAGCAGCCCCGCGATCGCTGTCCACGCCTCGGTGCAGACGCCCTCGCCATCGGCGTACTGCGCCTTCGGGCCGGTGACGCCGGCGCAGTCCCAGCCGATGACCCGGCCGTCGGCGTCCTGCGGGGCGCCCGCGTCACGGTCGCTGAAGGCGTAGCCCGAGTAGACCACCGGCGTGCCGTAATCGTCGGCAAGCATGAGCGCGTTCGCGATGAGATAGAGGCCGCCGTCACGGTAGGTGACGGATGCCTCGCCACGCTCGGTGTCGTGGTTGTCGACGAACACGACGGCATCCGCGCTCGGCACGTGCAGCGGCCGCGCGGAGGCCGGCCCCGCACCGAGCGCGGGGTCGGTGATGACGCCCGCTTTCAGCCCGGGCCCGAGGTCCCGCGCGTACTGGAACTCGAACACCTTCCCGGCGCCGGTGTACTCCTCCGGCTGCACGGGCTCCGACCCCGAGCCGCGGATGACCTCGCTCATGATGACGGTGTCCTCCGGCAGCAGGTCGACGATCGCCTGCACGTCGGCGGCGGCCATGTGCTTGGCGGCGTCGATGCGGAACCCGGCCACACCGAGGTCCCGCAGATGCCGGAGGGAGCCGGCGATCGTCTCGCGCACGGTGGCCGACCCGGTATCGAGGTCGGCGAGGTTCGACAGCTCGCACGTCTGCACCTGCTCACGCGAGCTGTAGTCGGCGATGTCGTCGTCCGCGGTCAGGCCGCAGTGGTGGAAGTCGCCCTCGTCGTACAGGCCCGGGTAGTCATAGTGGGTGAACGCCGTCCCGGCGACGCCCGTGCCGGCGTCGATGCCCGCCATGTGGTTGACGACGGCATCCGCGATCACCGCGACGCCCACGGCGGCGCACCGCGACACCATGTCGGCGAACTCCGCCTCGGTGCCGAGCTTCGATTCCACCCGGTACGAGACCGGCTGGTAGCTCGTCCACCACTGCGCGCCCTCGATGTGCTCCTGCGGGGGAGAGGTCAGCACCCACGCGAACCCGGCCGGTCCGATCGTCGACTCGCACTCCTCGGCGATCGACGTCCACGGTCGCTGGAAGAGCTGCACGCCGGCATCCGCGGGCTTCTCGCGGTCGACGGCGACGGGCGCCGTGCACGCGGCGAGGGCGGATGCCGCGAGCACGGCGATCATCGCCGCCGCGGCGGCGCGGCGCCCCGGCATCCGACTACTTCACCGAACCGGCCGTCAGGCCGCCCACGATGAACCGCTGCAGCGACAGGAACAGCGCCATCGGAAGGATCGCCGCAAGCACGGCACCGGCCGCGAAGACGCTCCAGTTGCGCGCCGTCTCCTGCGAGACGAACTGGTACAGGCCGACCGCGAGGGTCTGCTTGTCCGGGTCGACGAGGATGATCGACGCGATCAGGAAGTCGTTGGTCGTGGCGATGAAGCTCAGCAGACCGATGACGGCGAGCACCGGCGCGACCAGGCGCAGGATGATCGTGAAGAAGATGCGCGCGTGGCCGGCGCCGTCGATCTTGGCCGCCTCGTCGATGGATGCCGGGACGGTGTTGAAGAACCCGTACATGAGGAACGTGTTCACGCCCAGCGCACCGCCCAGATACACCATGATCAGGCCGAGCTGCGAGTTCAGGCCGAGCGCCGGGAAGATGTCGCCGATCGCGGTCATCAGCAGGAAGATCGCGATGACGCCGAGCTGCTGCGGGAACATCTGCACCAGCAGCAGCGTCAGCAGGCCGAACCGGCGCCCCGAGAAGCGCAGGCGCGAGAACGCGTACGCCGCCAGGGCGCACAGCACGACCGTGAAGAACGAGGTCGTGAGGCCGATGAAGATCGTGTTCACGAACCAGTTGCCGTACGGGCGCAGCGGGTCCTGGAAGAGGGCGATGTAGGCGCCCAGATCGACGTTCGCGAACAGGTTGTTGGCCGTCAGCAGTGTTCCACCGGGGTTGAGCGAGGCCGACAGCACGTAGACGAGGGGGAACCCCGCGAACACGAGCATGACGATGCCGATGATGTGGCGCCAGCCGGTCTCGCGGAACCAGCGGCCGAAGGGGCGCCGTGGCTCCTTCGCCCCGGGGTCGCCGGCGCTGCCGGCGCCGCCGCTGCTGCCGACGCCGGGAACAGCGCCAGGGACGGTCAGGGTCTCAGGAATGGTGGTCATGTCAGTTCAGCTCCTCGAGAACCTTGGTCTGACGGAAGCTGAGGTACGAGATCGCCGCCACCAGTATGAAGATGATGATCGAGAAGGCGCTCGCCAGGCCGTAGTCGCGATCCGCGCCGACGAAGGCCACCTTGTAGACCATCGAGATGAGGATGTCGCTCGCGCCGACGTTGATGGAGGCATCCGCGAACCGCGGGCCGCCGCCGGTGAGCATGTAGATCAGGTTGAAGTTGTTGAAGTTGAACGCGAACGACGAGATCAGCAGCGGCGCCACCGACACCAGCAGCAGCGGGAACTTGATGCGGCGGAAGATCTGCCACACGCCCGCGCCGTCGACGCGGCCGGCCTCCAGGATGTCCTCGGGGATCGCCTGGATGGCGCCCGTCGTGACGAGGAACATGTACGGGAAGCCCAGCCACAGGTTGACGATGAGGATCGAGACCTTCGCCAGGAACGGATCCTGCAGCCAGGGGATGGATGCTCCGCCCAGCAGCGTCTGGTTGATGAAGCCGAAGTCCTGATTGAACATGCCCTGCCACACGAGCGCCGACAGGAACGCCGGGAACGCGTAGGGGAGGATCATGATCACGCGGTAGTACTTCTTGCTCTTCATCCGCGGATCGTTGAAGACGATCGCGAGGAACAGGCCGAGCGCGAAGGTCGTCGCGACCGACAGAGTCGCGAACACGAACGTCCACACCAGCACGGCCAAGAACGGCCCGCGGATCGAGTCGGTCGTGAAGGCGCGGACGAAGTTGTCCATGCCGACCCACACCTGCCAGCCCGTGGCGAGGGTCTGACCGTCGTCGGATTCGAACGAGCCGTTGCCGTTGTCGTGGTAGACGACGCCGGTGTCGGTGTTCGTCATCGTGTCGGCATCCGGGTCCCACTCCAGCGTCGAGACGAACCGGTACGCCGTCGAGCCGTCGCGGGTCTGCAGGGTGCCGTCGTTGGGGTCGTCGGAGAAGGGGACGGCTATCGCGGTGATCGCATCCTGGTTCGCGACGATCTGGCTGAAGTCGAGAGTGGTGTATCCGGGCACGGACACCGCGCGGTCGCCGGAGAACTCCGCGTCGGGCGCCGGCTCGAGCGGTCGCTCGGTGCCGCCGATCTCGGCGTCGCCGTCGGGGGTCGTCGCGAGCAGGAAGAACTGGCCGTTCTGCTCGAGGATCGACACGGGGTAGGCCGCGGAGTCCTCGACGCGCTGCTGGTTCTGGATCAGCAGCGCGTTGACGGCGTCGTCCTTCGTGGAGATGTGCCCCGAGCCGTAGTTGGTGAAGGCGATGTAGATGCAGTAGAGCACCACGAAGATCTGGAAGACGAACAGGAACACGAGCCCCGGCGTCAGGTACTTGGCCGGCAGCATGCCCGGCACCAGATAGACCACGTTGATCGCGATGACGCCGAGGGCGATGATCGCGGCGACGAGGAGGTTACCCTCGCCCAGCAGCACGAAGATGGCGTAGAGGGCCATCGCGTCGATGATGCCGAGGCAGACGATCTTGACGAGCCAGACCTTCCAGCCGGCACCGGCGGCTTCGGCCCAGGCCTCGGCGCGCTTGCGGCGGCGGGCGACGGCGCGGTCTTCGGGTGCGCGGGTGGGGGGTGGATCGGTGAGCGTGGATCCCGTCATCGTCGACTCCAGTCGTGGCCTTAAGGGGAGTGTAAGAGTCGGGGCGGCGCCTGGTCCAGACGCCGCCCCGGAATGGTGAGGCTCAGCCGAGCTTGCTCTTGATGGCGTCGGCCATCTTGACCCAGTCACCGGCCGGGTCGGAGGAGCCCTTGATGAGGGCGGCCTCGGTCTTGCCCCAGTCGTCCCAGACCAAGCCCATCTGCGGGATGCTCGGCATCGGGACGGCGTTGGCGCCGACCTGGGCGAAGCCCGCGATGAGCGGGTCGGACTGCGCGGCCTCGAAGGACTCCGTCAGTGCCGGCGGGCGTCCACCGGCCTCGAACAGCGCGGTCTGCACATCGGCGGTCGCGATGTAGTTCACGAGGAACTCGTTGGCGATGAGGGCGTTGTTGCTCTTCGCGCTCAGGAAGAACGTCTGCACACCGGCGAACGGCTGCGCCGCGGAGTCACCGGTGGTGGGGATGGCGTCGACGGCCACGTCGATGCCCGCCTTCTGCGCGTCCGCGAGGTTCCACGGGCCGGTCAGGAAGTAGGGCGACTTGCCGGCGTTGAACGCCTCCTTGGCGAGGTCGCCGGACAGGTTGAGGTTCAGCACCTTCGTGCCGGTGTCGCCCTGCGCGGTCAGCCACGCGGCGAACGCCTGGCCCGCCTCGTCGCCGATGGTCAGCTGGCTCGCGTCGTACGAGCCGTCGGCGTTCTGCGCGAAGACCGAGTTGCCGAACGACGTCTGGAACGGGTACAGGTGGTACGGGTCCGCGGCCTGCGGGTCGAGGCCCACGACGAACGGGTACTCGGTGCCGGCCGCCTGGCCCTTGGCGATCATCTCGTCGTAGGTGCCGGGCGTGGAGTCGGCGAGGGCGGTGTTGCGCAGGATCGCGATGTTCTCGATCGCGTAGGGCAGCCCGTAGTTCTTGCCGTCGTAGGTCACGGCCTGGATGGCGACCTTCTCGAAGTCGGCGGTCTTGTCGCCGAGCTCGACCGGGGCGACGATGCCGTCCTTGACGAACGCGCCGATCCAGTCGTGGCCGCCGATCGTGATGTCGGGGCCCTTGCCGGTGGGGACCTGCGCCGTGAACTCGTCGCGGATCTTGCCGTAGTCCTTGACGACCAGGTTGACCTTGACGCCCTTCTCCTGCTCGAACGTCTTCGCGACGTCTTCGAGCGCGCGGGCGCGGTCGGCGTCGACCCAGACGGTCAGCGCGCCGGCGCTGGCCGCGTCGTCGCTGCTGGTCGGC from Microbacterium aurum carries:
- a CDS encoding glycoside hydrolase family 13 protein yields the protein MTTPALRPHHDGSPLYVSHPAPVLGDEVDVRIRVPDGYGPVTRVLVRSNPDHEPAWVDAVRDGAADGWEWWTARITVANPRHGYRFHLVHADGRVEVLNQGGLGDIDALDGQDFALVAGNPPPSWLADAIMYQIFPDRFARSAAADERPAPAWALPAAWDEPLDPVHPGRGRQFYGGDLDGVIEKLDHLVDLGVTVLYHTPVFPAESNHRYDASSFDRIDPVLGGDDAYRRMIEAAHARGIRVIGDLTTNHSGIAHEWFRAAHGNPDAPESGFYYFTDDDNTTYETWLDAPTLPKFNWNSGELRRRFIDGPDSVVARWLKPPYSIDGWRIDVANMTGRLGAEDLNAEVRQALRRTMIDVAPDTLLVAESTNDAATDLQGDAWHGGMTYPAFTRGVWAWLGEARRIPHYGWDGEETDDMWFFGIPTGMPRYTARQFVAQLQRFTSQIPWRVQLGTMSALDTHDTARFATYATDGAVPVALGLSVSLPGLPVVYAGDEFGLEAVDGEMSRAPMPWDRAAEPAHAARIALYRDMLRLRRDHPVLATGGLRWLYVDDAAAVFVRESAEESVLVLATRGAADATIPAVLLPGAEAATALYGDATVTVTDAGDVRVRAAGTAFAAWALPGVTAPPSRAAETEATPEAFAQLGGPAR
- a CDS encoding aldo/keto reductase, translated to MTIPTLTLNDGHSIPQLGFGVFKVDPAETERIVSDALEAGYRHIDTAAIYGNEEGVGRAIASSGIPRDELFITTKLWNDRQAGDEPLAAIDESLDKLGLEAVDLYLVHWPAPANGNYVNAWEKLVQIRDAGKTRSIGVSNHLPRHLDEIIAATGVTPAVDQIELHPAYQQRDVTQYAADHGILIESWGPLGQGKYPLFEEQPVAAAAAAHGKTPAQVVLRWHLQQGYIVFPKSTSSARIRENLDVFDFELTADEQAAITALERGGRVSAHPDDVN
- a CDS encoding ABC transporter permease subunit, with amino-acid sequence MTGSTLTDPPPTRAPEDRAVARRRKRAEAWAEAAGAGWKVWLVKIVCLGIIDAMALYAIFVLLGEGNLLVAAIIALGVIAINVVYLVPGMLPAKYLTPGLVFLFVFQIFVVLYCIYIAFTNYGSGHISTKDDAVNALLIQNQQRVEDSAAYPVSILEQNGQFFLLATTPDGDAEIGGTERPLEPAPDAEFSGDRAVSVPGYTTLDFSQIVANQDAITAIAVPFSDDPNDGTLQTRDGSTAYRFVSTLEWDPDADTMTNTDTGVVYHDNGNGSFESDDGQTLATGWQVWVGMDNFVRAFTTDSIRGPFLAVLVWTFVFATLSVATTFALGLFLAIVFNDPRMKSKKYYRVIMILPYAFPAFLSALVWQGMFNQDFGFINQTLLGGASIPWLQDPFLAKVSILIVNLWLGFPYMFLVTTGAIQAIPEDILEAGRVDGAGVWQIFRRIKFPLLLVSVAPLLISSFAFNFNNFNLIYMLTGGGPRFADASINVGASDILISMVYKVAFVGADRDYGLASAFSIIIFILVAAISYLSFRQTKVLEELN
- a CDS encoding sugar ABC transporter permease — translated: MTTIPETLTVPGAVPGVGSSGGAGSAGDPGAKEPRRPFGRWFRETGWRHIIGIVMLVFAGFPLVYVLSASLNPGGTLLTANNLFANVDLGAYIALFQDPLRPYGNWFVNTIFIGLTTSFFTVVLCALAAYAFSRLRFSGRRFGLLTLLLVQMFPQQLGVIAIFLLMTAIGDIFPALGLNSQLGLIMVYLGGALGVNTFLMYGFFNTVPASIDEAAKIDGAGHARIFFTIILRLVAPVLAVIGLLSFIATTNDFLIASIILVDPDKQTLAVGLYQFVSQETARNWSVFAAGAVLAAILPMALFLSLQRFIVGGLTAGSVK
- a CDS encoding dolichyl-phosphate-mannose--protein mannosyltransferase, with amino-acid sequence MTITAEPLLPTQRPSFYDRWRERVAAEPRLQRLYGWLAPLLITVVAGILRLWNLGHPHALVFDETYYVKDAWSQWNLGYAATWPDGADARFAAGETDIFTTDPSFVVHPPLGKYLIGVGMWLFGPDSSFGWRIMTALFGTALVLLLYLVAKALTNSTVFAAVASGMLAIDGLGIVMSRVSLLDVFLAFFILLAFWFVILDRRRHPDRLAAATVARMRGDEPPAWGAVLWNRPWVIAAGAAAGAASAVKWSGVWVLAAIGLYLVVTDALERRRLGVVFWPMDAVRQGLVSFVLLVPVAFIVYLGSWTGWLLSDGGYDRHAADANPATGVFSWVPLALQSLWRYHVTIYNSMTGMTSPHSYQSPAWQWPLLWRPTSMYAQATPDGQGGCVGQNGCLQILYSMPNPLLWYASVAAAGYLVYRFVVSRDWRHAVVLVGIAATWLPWLAYPERTVFQFYTIVIWPFLLLALTFALREIAGPAHASVDRRTAGQRVVLVFLGVAVVLSLFWYPLWSATQVPYDFYRLHNWMQGWV
- the rsmI gene encoding 16S rRNA (cytidine(1402)-2'-O)-methyltransferase, with product MIILAATPIGNLGDASPRLVAALEEAGTIAAEDTRTAQRLLQALGVANRPRLVALHDHNERQRSADLVERARDEDLLVLSDAGMPTVSDPGYSLVAAAAAAGVTVTAIPGPSAVVTALAVAGLPTDRFTFEGFLPRKTGDRRRALEQLATEPRTMVFFEGPSRLTETLAAMADAFGADRPAAVCRELTKLHEEVVRGGLAELAEWAAGGVRGEIVVVVGGAPARQVSADDAVAQVQQLVGDGIRLKDAAAEVAAATGLSSRDLYQAVLAAR
- a CDS encoding alpha-amylase, which gives rise to MPGRRAAAAAMIAVLAASALAACTAPVAVDREKPADAGVQLFQRPWTSIAEECESTIGPAGFAWVLTSPPQEHIEGAQWWTSYQPVSYRVESKLGTEAEFADMVSRCAAVGVAVIADAVVNHMAGIDAGTGVAGTAFTHYDYPGLYDEGDFHHCGLTADDDIADYSSREQVQTCELSNLADLDTGSATVRETIAGSLRHLRDLGVAGFRIDAAKHMAAADVQAIVDLLPEDTVIMSEVIRGSGSEPVQPEEYTGAGKVFEFQYARDLGPGLKAGVITDPALGAGPASARPLHVPSADAVVFVDNHDTERGEASVTYRDGGLYLIANALMLADDYGTPVVYSGYAFSDRDAGAPQDADGRVIGWDCAGVTGPKAQYADGEGVCTEAWTAIAGLLELRRIAADAPRLPGVGDGDVDGFERDTRALLLVNPSEADAAATVPVGLPDGRYCDVISGGAGGGISAGACAGTTVTVSGGTVTADVPAEGAIALHIGARLS